In Lujinxingia vulgaris, the genomic stretch AAAGGGCGCGGCACATCTGAACGACGTGAAACTCCGCGAAGACTCTGCGACGTTGCGCGTGGTGGCGAGCTGCTGCAACTCGCCGATGTATCTGAATTTTTCGGATTCGCGGCATTGGGTCTCACTCTATCGCGCGCGTTTTAAAGACGATGCGCCGCCACTGGAGGTGCGGATGTGCACTAAATTTAAGCCTGAGGGGGCGGTGCTCCCGGACGATGTTCCGAGTCTTTCATCCTACTCGATTAAGTTTATGGGCAAGCTGCTGGCGTCGCGGGTTGCGATGATGTTCGGGCGATAAGTTTGGCGTGAGCAGCAATCGATGAAGCCGGGGGCGTCGAAAGAGCAGTGGGGTGGAGGGGGATGCAGGCGATGATTGCGACGATGGTGCGTGACCCCGGGGCGCACGAAGACCGCATAAACGCTGGCCGATGTCCGTCCCCGGGTCGGACATAATGCCCGCGCCGCGCCAAAAAATTGCGCCCTCTCCTTCCCTTGCTACGCTTGCCACCTGTTGGCTCGTGAATGTGAGTGGCAAACCTGCGACCAGGGAAGGACGCAATGATGAATCTCGAAGAACTCGATCGCCCCGACATCTCCACCGCCGAGCAGCCGGAGCGACGCCGGCGCCGCGCCGAGCGTCCGGAGCTGGC encodes the following:
- a CDS encoding GFA family protein; the protein is MEVDVSHVSCRCGKVELGLSGKAIACLSCYCDDCQAGARQIEALPGAEEVTKDGGGTEYVMYREDRMAIRKGAAHLNDVKLREDSATLRVVASCCNSPMYLNFSDSRHWVSLYRARFKDDAPPLEVRMCTKFKPEGAVLPDDVPSLSSYSIKFMGKLLASRVAMMFGR